The proteins below come from a single Panicum hallii strain FIL2 chromosome 7, PHallii_v3.1, whole genome shotgun sequence genomic window:
- the LOC112899805 gene encoding inactive LRR receptor-like serine/threonine-protein kinase BIR2, translating to MPPPRLLLLPMLLLLLAPLAAPQPAPGSGAAPQEDDLRCLRGVKSGLRDPDGRLDSWDFRNTSGGAVCNYNGISCWNMQESRVISLSLSGFDLQGALPSSLQYCRAATTLDLSSNELDGQIPPALCDWLPFVVNLDLSFNKLTGPIPAELANCRFLNSLKLAGNQLSGQIPASLARLDRLKSLDLSGNRLDGQIPTQLGSNFPKDSFSGNSGLCGRPVSSRCGRGLGGAGLGIVIAAGVFGAAASLVLAYFFWRCTGKGKGGRRRQRRGGSESGGAAVEDGSWWAERLRAAHNRLAPVSLFQKPIVKVKLADLMAATQDFNTSHIVVAGSSRAGTAYRAVLRDGSALTVKRLHSCPLSEKAFRAEMGRIGQLRHPNIVPLLGFCVVEDERLLVYKHMESGALSSVMKKPGEAPLDWATRLRIAVGAARGLAWLHHGFQVPQIHQNLSSSAVLLDEDYEARITDVGLTRLVRMAPGEGGDTSPFLNGDFGEFGYVAPEYASNPVGTMKGDAYAFGVILFELVSGQEAAAVVTDVTGEGFKGTLLDWVNQLKASGRIGDVVDRPLRGKGHDKEIEEFLKVAFACTQPHLKERYSMYRAYHSLKTIGQGRDVSEQFDEFPLAYNKEDSDTI from the coding sequence ATGCCTCCTCcacgcctcctcctcctgccgatgctcctcctcctgctcgccccgctcgccgcgccgcagcCCGCGCCGGGGTCCGGGGCGGCGCCGCAGGAGGACGACCTGCGCTGCCTCCGGGGCGTCAAGTCCGGCCTCCGCGACCCGGACGGGCGCCTCGACTCCTGGGACTTCCGCAACACCTCCGGCGGCGCCGTCTGCAACTATAACGGCATCTCCTGCTGGAACATGCAGGAGTCCCGCGTCATCTCGCTCTCGCTCTCCGGGTTCGACCTCCAGGGCGccctcccctcctccctccaGTACTGCCGCGCCGCCACCACGCTCGACCTCTCCAGCAACGAGCTCGACGGCCAGATACCCCCCGCGCTCTGCGACTGGCTCCCCTTCGTCGTCAACCTCGACCTCTCCTTCAACAAGCTCACCGGCCCGATCCCCGCCGAGCTCGCCAACTGCCGCTTCCTCAACTCGCTCAAGCTCGCCGGGAACCAGCTCTCCGGCCAGATCCCCGCCTCCCTCGCGCGCCTCGACCGCCTCAAGTCGCTCGACCTCTCGGGGAACAGGCTCGACGGCCAGATCCCGACCCAGCTGGGCTCCAACTTCCCGAAGGACTCCTTCTCCGGGAACTCGGGCCTCTGCGGCCGCCCCGTCTCCTCGCGCTGCGGCCGCGGGCTGGGGGGCGCCGGCCTCGGCATCGTCATCGCCGCGGGGGTCTTCGGGGCCGCCGCGTCGCTGGTCCTCGCCTACTTCTTCTGGCGGTGCACCGGGAAGGGCAAGGGAGGGCGCCGCCGCCAGAGGCGCGGCGGCAGCGAGTCCGGCGGCGCTGCCGTGGAGGACGGGAGCTGGTGGGCGGAGAGACTGCGGGCGGCGCACAACCGATTGGCCCCGGTCTCCCTCTTCCAGAAGCCGATCGTCAAGGTCAAGCTAGCTGACCTGATGGCCGCCACACAGGACTTCAACACCAGCCACATCGTGGTCGCCGGGAGCTCACGGGCGGGGACGGCCTACCGAGCAGTGCTACGGGATGGGTCTGCACTGACGGTCAAGCGCCTGCACTCGTGCCCGCTCTCAGAGAAGGCTTTCAGAGCAGAGATGGGGCGGATTGGGCAGCTGCGCCATCCCAACATCGTGCCACTTCTGGGGTTCTGTGTTGTCGAGGATGAGAGGCTGCTGGTGTACAAGCATATGGAGAGCGGGGCTCTTTCGTCGGTGATGAAGAAGCCAGGGGAAGCGCCACTTGATTGGGCAACACGGCTCAGGATCGCCGTTGGGGCAGCAAGAGGCCTTGCGTGGCTGCACCATGGGTTCCAGGTTCCGCAAATTCATCAGAATTTGAGCTCAAGTGCCGTTCTTCTTGATGAGGATTATGAGGCTCGGATCACGGATGTTGGGCTCACGAGGCTGGTCCGGATGGCGCCTGGTGAGGGCGGCGATACTAGCCCTTTCCTGAATGGGGACTTTGGGGAGTTTGGCTATGTTGCCCCAGAGTATGCTAGCAATCCAGTTGGTACGATGAAAGGCGATGCATATGCATTTGGCGTGATATTGTTTGAGCTTGTGAGTGGGCAGGAGGCTGCTGCTGTGGTAACTGATGTTACTGGTGAAGGGTTCAAGGGGACATTGTTGGATTGGGTAAATCAGCTCAAGGCTTCTGGGCGGATTGGTGATGTTGTTGATAGGCCATTGCGTGGAAAGGGTCATGACAAGGAGATTGAGGAGTTCTTGAAGGTTGCTTTTGCATGTACCCAGCCTCATCTGAAGGAGAGGTACTCTATGTATCGGGCTTACCACTCGCTGAAGACCATTGGCCAGGGCCGTGATGTCTCAGAGCAGTTCGACGAGTTCCCGCTGGCCTATAACAAGGAAGATTCAGACACCATATAG